CCCAGAGTAGTGGCAGAATACCGTGAGTGGGGCTGGGCTAGGGCTGGAGGGCGGGATCTGGACCTGACCTGCTAGCCTCCCGGTGTCTGACACCTGACCTTCCCGCTCCCACTCAATTCCACCTGCCTCCTGCCAGTTAACGGGACCGTGCGGGAAGAAAACATTAACTCCAAGTCGGTGGAGGAGATCACAACGCTGGTGCAGAAGCTGGCAAACCAGTCGGGTTTGGAAGTAATCCGCATCCGCAAGCCTTTCCACACGGACAACCCTAGCATCCAGGGCCAATGGCATCCCTTCACCAACAAACCGACGACCCTTGGCGCGATGCGACCCCGGGAGGTCCAGGGTCTTGCCCCATCCCAGATGCAAGCGCAGTGAAGAGTTTCCTCCCATCCCCAAGCCCTTTGTATTGTTGCCACAATAGAGGTGGCTCTCCAAGAACCACCAGTAGAGGTGGGATTCCAAGCTAAGGCAGATAAGTGGAACCCACCTACCGGTGGCTTGGTGCAAAGGTCTTGCTtgggataaaggagaactgtttttttttcagtgcccACACAGTGACTGTGTGAATCCCCTAATTCCAATCCAGTTGGTATCCCTGAAACCCAAGATGAGCAAACCTTGAAGTTTTTTGTACAGGGTTCTTGTTTTCTGAAGTCTGAAATGGTAATAGTGATTACAAAACAcagtgagggctggtggaatggctcaagtggtagagcctctgcttagcaagcatgaggccctgaattcaaactccagtattaaaaaaaaaaaaaaaccacagggaGAGATCTCAAGGCTGGCTTCTCAAAGAATCCCTGCTGCGCTTAGAGATGGCTTTTCTCTGCTGTGGCCTAGCATTGGGCAAGACACCGATCcatgtgaacatttgtgtacagatTAGAAGATCTGGGGCATCAAACTTACCCAAAGTCACACTTGGAGGTCTTAATTCCAAAATGTGTGGATATTAAGCATAAACCTCATTTTTCATTATCTTAATATCAGAAGCAGAGTGTAGAACCCTTCAATGTGGTTAGTGTTAAAATCAGGTGTCTAGGCCTGACTCCTGGAGGGAGATTCTCAGACCAGGTTCCTTTCCCTGTACTCCCACCTCAAGACACCTCTTTGTACAGAAATTGTGTCTTCACTTAGACTAGGGGATAGGAGGTGCTAAAAAGCTCAGAGAAAAGCAGGAGGGCTAATAAGGAGTATTTTGTAGGtttagtggtacatgcctgtagtttCAGCTCCTCCAAAGGCTCACTTGATCCCAGGagtctgagactggcctgggcaacatg
The sequence above is a segment of the Castor canadensis chromosome 7, mCasCan1.hap1v2, whole genome shotgun sequence genome. Coding sequences within it:
- the Mrpl43 gene encoding large ribosomal subunit protein mL43, whose translation is MTARGTPSRFLTSVLHNGLGRYVQQLQRLSFSLSRDASSSRGAREFVEREVSNFARQNPGVVIYVNSRPCAVPRVVAEYLNGTVREENINSKSVEEITTLVQKLANQSGLEVIRIRKPFHTDNPSIQGQWHPFTNKPTTLGAMRPREVQGLAPSQMQAQ